A window from Lachnoanaerobaculum umeaense encodes these proteins:
- a CDS encoding helix-turn-helix transcriptional regulator, which yields MNRDDLTLESLVMIAHGIARHFGNDCEVCIHDLQADDLEHTICYIINGHVSGRKLGDGASKIVLETLEALNKGENVSDHLGYRTHTSDGRILKSSTVFLKDESGKYRFVLGINHDMTSFINVQSTLNNILENFDAKDEDVYGQIPLSVNDLLENLIEQSVKLVGKTPTLMTKDEKIRAIKFLQDAGAFLITRSGDKISQFFGISKFTLYSYIEQAKTVDD from the coding sequence ATGAATAGAGATGATTTGACTTTAGAGTCTTTAGTAATGATTGCTCACGGTATAGCCAGACATTTCGGCAATGACTGTGAGGTCTGTATTCATGATTTACAAGCTGACGATCTGGAACACACTATTTGCTACATCATTAATGGTCATGTATCAGGAAGAAAACTTGGGGACGGTGCTTCTAAAATAGTTCTTGAAACTCTTGAAGCTCTGAACAAAGGTGAGAATGTCAGTGATCACCTAGGCTATCGAACCCATACTTCCGATGGCAGGATTCTAAAATCTTCCACTGTCTTCTTAAAGGATGAAAGCGGAAAATATAGATTTGTGCTTGGTATAAACCATGATATGACAAGTTTCATTAATGTTCAGTCCACGCTCAATAACATATTAGAAAATTTTGATGCCAAGGACGAAGATGTTTATGGACAAATCCCACTTAGTGTAAATGATTTGCTTGAAAATCTGATTGAACAGAGTGTAAAGCTTGTGGGAAAAACACCAACCCTTATGACTAAGGATGAAAAAATCAGAGCAATAAAGTTTTTGCAGGATGCAGGAGCTTTTCTGATAACCAGGTCAGGGGATAAGATTTCTCAATTTTTCGGAATCAGTAAATTTACGCTGTATAGCTACATTGAACAAGCAAAAACAGTGGACGATTAA
- a CDS encoding sensor histidine kinase, whose protein sequence is MNKNVFLSKLKIKIWACILHFIAFILFIVGISIIYCNDNFKKGLLWMNAESYDESPAFMSQVDSDISLLFTYANLREVFETDGRFDLNKDIFGLNMGPSNDVNFSVGSIIEYAKRHGYYIDEHYQVSVVDQKLVDQIEDTSYFINYRIYANSLDMVEPSDAYISMKTVITESLGLLAKYYNAYERFVLIPSNFRYRLEYGDTVYTNDRSLNIKSVYEYGKYALTFSDSMIVETNLRNIPKELAFQSEKLSDKLPKPYRVYIAVNTVYTATDIYAIENVNYLSQRRAYSIGLVSVTVGIILMIISLGYLLIFSGHSDKKQGIQLNDLFDVIPFEVKILLLIFFIVVLFAINNFIGQKVLHIYIEKENWDFANQMLDYASIYLAALPIAFSILREYKAGLLWKNSYIKVIKESFSIYMLKRTFKKKLVSDFLLLIIVDIVIMAFFLLTTINEKSLLGRLMIFIAFIVFLIINFIIFNKVYKTAIAFDKIADAIKEIANGDTRYRLNESEFNGRVSEVVKDLNNISMGFQGAINDQVKSERLKADLITNVSHDIKTPLTSIINYVDLIKREKPENAKIQEYLDILSVKSQHLKNLTEDLVEASKVSSGNISVDLRDIDLVEMINQTNGEFEDKFAEKGLNIISNLPPAGVIIKADGRHLWRVLENLYNNAFKYAARDSRIYIDVVMEDSIAKFVIKNISENPLNIRPDELTERFVRGDVSRTTEGSGLGLSIAKSLTMLQGGKFEIIIDGDLFKVQLRFVAVLN, encoded by the coding sequence ATGAATAAGAATGTATTTTTGTCAAAGCTTAAAATAAAAATCTGGGCTTGTATACTGCATTTTATAGCTTTTATACTCTTTATTGTGGGTATTTCTATTATTTATTGCAATGACAATTTCAAGAAGGGTCTTTTATGGATGAATGCAGAAAGCTATGATGAATCACCGGCATTCATGTCACAGGTCGATTCTGATATTTCATTGCTTTTCACGTATGCAAATCTAAGAGAGGTCTTTGAAACTGATGGTAGGTTTGATCTAAATAAGGACATATTCGGGCTAAATATGGGACCAAGTAATGATGTAAACTTTTCAGTGGGTTCCATTATAGAGTATGCAAAAAGACATGGTTATTATATTGATGAGCATTACCAGGTAAGTGTGGTGGACCAAAAGCTTGTAGATCAAATAGAAGATACTTCATATTTTATAAATTATAGGATTTATGCAAATAGTTTGGACATGGTAGAGCCAAGTGATGCATATATAAGTATGAAGACAGTCATAACCGAGAGCTTAGGTTTGCTGGCAAAATATTATAATGCCTATGAGAGATTTGTTTTAATTCCGTCAAACTTTAGGTATCGACTTGAATATGGTGATACAGTATATACCAATGACAGGTCATTGAATATAAAAAGTGTATATGAATATGGAAAATATGCACTAACATTTTCAGATAGCATGATAGTGGAGACAAATCTTAGAAATATTCCAAAGGAATTGGCCTTTCAATCTGAAAAGCTTTCAGATAAATTACCAAAGCCATACAGAGTGTACATTGCAGTGAATACTGTCTATACTGCAACAGATATATATGCTATTGAAAATGTGAACTATTTGAGTCAAAGAAGAGCATATTCAATAGGTTTGGTTTCTGTCACAGTAGGTATTATTTTGATGATAATAAGCCTTGGATATTTGTTGATTTTTTCCGGTCATAGTGATAAGAAGCAGGGGATTCAACTAAATGATCTTTTTGATGTGATACCTTTTGAAGTAAAGATATTGCTTTTGATTTTCTTCATTGTGGTACTTTTTGCTATAAATAATTTCATAGGACAAAAAGTATTGCATATATATATTGAAAAGGAAAACTGGGATTTTGCAAATCAAATGCTTGATTATGCTTCTATTTATTTGGCTGCATTACCTATTGCATTTTCTATACTAAGGGAATATAAGGCTGGACTGCTTTGGAAGAATTCCTATATAAAGGTTATAAAAGAAAGTTTTTCAATTTATATGTTGAAAAGAACTTTTAAGAAGAAACTTGTTTCAGATTTTTTACTGCTGATTATTGTTGATATTGTAATCATGGCGTTCTTTTTGCTTACAACAATAAATGAAAAGAGTCTTTTGGGGCGTTTGATGATATTTATAGCCTTTATTGTTTTCTTGATTATAAACTTTATTATTTTCAATAAGGTATATAAAACAGCTATTGCATTTGATAAGATTGCTGATGCGATAAAGGAAATAGCAAATGGAGACACCAGATACAGATTAAATGAGAGTGAATTTAATGGTAGAGTGAGTGAAGTAGTAAAGGACCTCAACAATATTAGTATGGGATTTCAGGGTGCTATTAATGATCAGGTTAAGAGTGAAAGATTGAAAGCAGATCTGATTACTAATGTTTCACATGATATAAAGACGCCTTTGACTTCAATTATAAACTATGTTGATCTTATAAAAAGAGAGAAGCCTGAGAATGCAAAGATACAGGAGTATTTGGATATATTATCAGTAAAATCACAGCATTTGAAAAATCTTACAGAGGATTTGGTGGAGGCCAGCAAGGTATCAAGTGGAAATATATCGGTAGATTTGAGAGATATTGATTTGGTTGAGATGATAAATCAGACTAATGGTGAGTTTGAGGATAAGTTTGCTGAAAAAGGACTTAATATTATTTCCAATCTTCCTCCTGCAGGGGTAATTATAAAGGCTGACGGCAGACATTTGTGGAGAGTATTGGAGAATCTATATAATAATGCCTTTAAATATGCTGCAAGGGATTCAAGAATATATATTGATGTAGTTATGGAAGACAGTATTGCAAAATTTGTTATTAAGAATATTTCTGAAAATCCTTTGAATATTAGACCGGATGAACTTACAGAGAGATTTGTAAGAGGAGATGTATCAAGGACAACTGAAGGTAGTGGACTGGGACTATCAATAGCTAAGTCTTTGACAATGCTACAGGGTGGAAAGTTCGAGATAATCATAGATGGTGATCTTTTCAAAGTACAGTTAAGATTTGTAGCAGTTTTAAATTGA
- a CDS encoding response regulator transcription factor, producing MEIILVCDDDREIVDAIKIYLSGEGFEVLTAYDGEEAISLMSKNRVDLLIIDIMMPVLDGIRATMKIRESSTVPIIMLSAKSEDADKILGLNIGADDYLTKPFNPLELVARVKSQLRRYKKLGNMSLPESQKVVVGDLEIDDETKEVTIAGELIKLTPIEYNILLLLAKNAGKVFSIDEIYEQIWNEEAIGADNTVAVHIRHIREKIEINPKEPRYLKVVWGVGYKIEKQN from the coding sequence ATGGAAATAATATTAGTATGTGATGATGATAGAGAGATAGTAGATGCGATAAAAATCTATCTTTCAGGAGAAGGATTTGAAGTGCTGACAGCATATGATGGTGAAGAAGCAATAAGTTTAATGTCAAAAAATAGAGTTGACTTATTGATAATAGATATAATGATGCCTGTACTAGATGGTATAAGAGCTACGATGAAGATCAGAGAGAGCAGTACTGTACCTATTATAATGCTTTCAGCAAAGTCAGAAGATGCTGACAAGATACTTGGATTAAATATAGGTGCGGATGACTATTTGACAAAGCCTTTCAATCCGTTAGAGCTAGTAGCAAGAGTAAAGAGTCAGTTAAGAAGATATAAAAAACTTGGAAACATGTCATTACCTGAGTCACAAAAGGTAGTAGTAGGTGATTTGGAGATAGATGATGAGACAAAGGAAGTGACTATAGCAGGAGAACTTATAAAACTTACACCTATAGAGTATAATATACTTTTGCTTCTTGCAAAGAATGCCGGTAAAGTATTTTCTATTGATGAAATATATGAACAGATCTGGAATGAAGAGGCTATTGGAGCAGACAATACAGTGGCAGTACATATAAGACATATAAGAGAGAAGATAGAGATAAACCCTAAGGAGCCAAGATATTTGAAAGTGGTTTGGGGAGTAGGTTATAAGATCGAAAAGCAAAACTGA
- the tadA gene encoding tRNA adenosine(34) deaminase TadA: MNKDEYFLKEAIKLAKKAGDVGDVPIGCVIVFEDKIIARGYNKRNKDKSTLAHAEMIAIKKACKKLGDWRLEDCTMYITLEPCPMCAGAIIQSRIKRVVLGAMNPKAGCAGSILNILQTDGFNHKTDIELISEPYHNECSNLLTSFFKSLRKKATLG; the protein is encoded by the coding sequence ATGAATAAAGATGAATATTTTTTGAAGGAAGCTATTAAGCTTGCAAAAAAAGCCGGTGATGTTGGGGATGTTCCTATAGGTTGTGTCATTGTATTTGAAGATAAAATAATAGCAAGGGGCTACAATAAAAGAAATAAAGATAAAAGCACTCTGGCACATGCTGAAATGATTGCAATAAAAAAAGCTTGTAAAAAACTGGGGGACTGGCGACTTGAAGACTGTACCATGTATATTACTCTTGAACCCTGTCCTATGTGCGCCGGTGCTATAATACAGTCCAGAATAAAAAGAGTTGTTCTGGGCGCTATGAATCCCAAAGCCGGATGTGCAGGTTCAATATTGAATATATTACAAACTGATGGTTTCAATCATAAAACAGATATAGAACTTATATCTGAACCCTATCACAATGAATGCTCAAATCTTCTAACATCTTTTTTTAAATCACTAAGAAAAAAGGCTACCCTAGGGTAG